TGCCATTCAATGCTCTGTGTCATCTCGATCAGCAGGGCACTCCGGTCATTAAACCGTGGATAAACGAATATGGCCTGGATCGCTGGGCCCGGCAATTGCTAAATGTTGCGGTGGTACCGCTGATACATCTGCTGTACGCACATGGGGCGGCGCTGGAATCACATGCGCAAAATATGATCATCGTGCTGAAAGAAGGATGGCCCAGCCGGATTGCGCTTAAGGATTTTCATGACGGTATCCGTTACTGCCCATCCATTCCTCACCCGTTTGGCTACCCGGAAATTGAATATCCACCTGCCAACCATCAGCGGGTGAATCGCAATTCGTTTGTGGAGAAAGAAGACCCTTCCGAGGTGAAAGACTTTATATTGGACGCGTTACTTTTTATCAATCTGACCGAAGTGGCATTTTTTCTGGAGAAGCACTTTGACCTGAGCGAAAAGCAATGGTGGCGCATGGCTGCCGAAGTGATTTTGAATTACCAGGAGCGGTTCCCGGAGTTACTGGCGCGATTTGAACAGTTTGACGTTTTTGCACCCGAGATCGAAGTGGAACAGCTGACTAGACGGCGAATTCATGAAGGGCCGGGGGATTGTGTGCATCGGGTAAGTAATCCACTGCATGTCTACAGGCCAGTTCGGCAGAATTAATCAGGGGGGAGGAGAGCATGCGCATGGAAAGTACGAGAATATCTGAATATCAGAGCCATGATAAGGATCAGGAGAGGCAACCGTTTTGCAAAGAGGACTCCTTTAGCCATCCAGAAAATGTTGTTGCAAGTTCTAGACTTGGAGTGGAGAAGGAGCATTGGCAAAATCAACAAAGAAAACTGTACACCGCAGCGCTGTCTTCATACCACTATACCGATGCACGCAGACGCATATTCAGACAGTTGGTTGAATCTTTGATGTACGAAGGTGTTATGGAATATACCTCAAGGGAGGAGCAGGGGTTCAACGTTTGGGAAATGGAGGGTACAGGGCTGAATGGTGAACGGGTCATCTACGCATGCAAGGGAACAGGGCATCTTACCTTTGGTCGTTTGCGGTTGAACCATGAACCCATTACAAGACGTGTCTATGTGGATGAGGCTCCGGCTTCGAAAAGTAACAGCATTCAAAAGAGAGAACCTATTCTGCCTGGAACTACAGCCGGCCAAGAAGCGGAGTCGATTTCTCTATTTTTGCTGGAAGTTGGACCAGCGATAGGCGCCGATGAAGGGAAGCTGCTACATTTTGTTAAAGAACTGGAGCAGACGCTGATCAATGATACACTGGCGCGATATGTACGGGCTGAGCGGCAGACTGATCTACATGCTCTTCCCGATGAAGACTGGGAAAGTGGAATTATCGAGGGTCACCCATACCATCCAAGTTATAAATCCCGTATCGGCTTCCGAATTGAAGATCAGCTTGAATATGGCCCCGAGTTCGGCGGATGTATTAAACCGATATGGGTCGGAATTCATAAGCAAAACGCACGGATAAGTCATGGCACGAATGAACATGGACCGGCTACAAGGGAATGGCTTCAGGATCAACTTAGCGAACAAGTGTTGGAACGCTTCCTCACGGCACTACAGGAAATGGGTGCTGATCCGGCAGAGTATGTGATGATGCCAGTCCATCCGTGGCAATGGCGAACAACGATCAGTTCTGTACTTGCAGAAGATATTCGTAACGGAAGCATCGTACCGCTTGGCAGCAGCGAAGACCGATATACTGCTCAACAGTCGATTCGCACGCTAGCTA
This window of the Paenibacillus marchantiae genome carries:
- a CDS encoding IucA/IucC family protein, yielding MESTRISEYQSHDKDQERQPFCKEDSFSHPENVVASSRLGVEKEHWQNQQRKLYTAALSSYHYTDARRRIFRQLVESLMYEGVMEYTSREEQGFNVWEMEGTGLNGERVIYACKGTGHLTFGRLRLNHEPITRRVYVDEAPASKSNSIQKREPILPGTTAGQEAESISLFLLEVGPAIGADEGKLLHFVKELEQTLINDTLARYVRAERQTDLHALPDEDWESGIIEGHPYHPSYKSRIGFRIEDQLEYGPEFGGCIKPIWVGIHKQNARISHGTNEHGPATREWLQDQLSEQVLERFLTALQEMGADPAEYVMMPVHPWQWRTTISSVLAEDIRNGSIVPLGSSEDRYTAQQSIRTLANRSRPNSPYLKLSLSMINTSTGRVIAPHTVENGPRITDWLQGISKQDPYLRDELRVILLGEIAGVAYDNHQIPDVLKPLSYGVLSCVWRESVHSRLEPGESAIPFNALSTLDYAGRPVIDPWVKKLGADEWLSELLLTAVRPLIHWLFAHGIALESHAQNMLLIHREGRPSRVALKDFHDGIRFTREALADPKLCPALVEVPEYHRRVNRNSFLETEEPTEVRDFIHDAFFFINLGELALFMQEHYQIREQTFWNSVRKIITDYQQRFPEFHERYELYSLFDPEIGVEQLTKRRLFPDHELRIHQVPNPLEHTIMDKYGSNEDELKNSI